In Kaistia defluvii, one genomic interval encodes:
- a CDS encoding carbohydrate ABC transporter permease has product MSYASFESKEQASARALLVPLCLFMGALLGFPTLINLWYSFSDVSFQNMIGSFVGIDNYVAAVTNPKMWQALRFSLQFAVICTTIEVGAALILVFILHPLLVKRPWMTAILMLPMMVSPALMGVMYRLILNEFTGAVPVYLEMMGYAVNFLGRGNIYKTVVAIEVLQWTPFAFLILLTARQTVSYELEEAAAVDGATGFRSTFHILLPMMKPALVIVLFVRFIDSFRVFDHIYVLTGGGPGNLTTSISIYIYKLFFVQNTLGEAVAVSILLLLMSLTLIVVAMRLVVRRS; this is encoded by the coding sequence ATGTCCTACGCAAGCTTCGAGAGCAAGGAGCAGGCCTCGGCCCGCGCCCTTCTCGTGCCACTCTGCCTGTTCATGGGCGCGCTGCTCGGCTTTCCGACGCTGATCAACCTCTGGTATTCGTTCAGCGACGTCTCGTTCCAGAACATGATCGGCAGTTTCGTCGGCATCGACAACTACGTCGCTGCCGTGACCAATCCGAAGATGTGGCAGGCGCTGCGCTTCTCGCTGCAATTCGCCGTCATCTGCACCACGATCGAGGTCGGCGCGGCCCTGATCCTCGTCTTCATCCTGCATCCGCTCCTGGTCAAGCGACCGTGGATGACGGCGATCCTGATGCTGCCGATGATGGTGTCGCCGGCGCTGATGGGGGTGATGTACCGGCTGATCCTCAATGAATTCACCGGCGCTGTTCCGGTCTATCTCGAGATGATGGGCTATGCCGTCAACTTCCTCGGGCGCGGCAACATCTACAAGACCGTGGTCGCCATCGAGGTGCTGCAGTGGACGCCCTTCGCGTTCCTGATACTGCTGACGGCGCGCCAGACCGTCTCCTACGAACTTGAGGAAGCCGCCGCCGTCGATGGCGCGACGGGCTTCCGCTCGACCTTTCACATCCTGCTGCCGATGATGAAGCCGGCGCTGGTGATCGTCCTCTTCGTGCGCTTCATCGACAGCTTTCGCGTGTTCGACCACATCTACGTGCTCACCGGCGGCGGTCCCGGCAACCTGACCACGTCGATCAGCATCTACATCTACAAGCTGTTCTTCGTGCAGAACACGTTGGGCGAGGCCGTCGCCGTCTCGATCCTGCTGCTCTTGATGTCGCTCACCCTGATCGTGGTGGCGATGCGTCTCGTGGTCCGGAGGAGCTGA
- a CDS encoding BtpA/SgcQ family protein — MVFDFFGDKKKVVISMSHIGALPGSPLYDAKGGLNKLIDDALADVEKLQAGGVDAIMFGNENDRPYVFKGAPSGIAAMSAIVQAIKPELKVPFGVNYLWDPIASVSIGAVTGASFVREIFTGVFASDMGIWEPNCAEASRLRHNLGRDDMKLLFNINAEFAHSLDQRPIELRAKSAVFSSLADAILVSGPITGEPADASNLRKVCETVTSVPVFANTGVNIDNVTDILNHASGVVIGTHFKVDGYTWNAVDADRVKRFMDVVARLR; from the coding sequence ATGGTTTTTGACTTTTTCGGCGACAAGAAGAAGGTCGTCATCTCGATGTCGCATATCGGCGCCCTGCCGGGTTCGCCGCTCTATGACGCCAAGGGCGGCCTCAACAAGCTGATCGACGACGCGCTTGCCGATGTCGAGAAGCTGCAGGCCGGCGGCGTCGATGCCATCATGTTCGGCAATGAGAACGACCGCCCCTACGTGTTCAAGGGCGCGCCGTCGGGCATCGCCGCCATGTCGGCCATCGTCCAGGCGATCAAGCCCGAGCTCAAGGTTCCGTTCGGCGTCAACTATCTATGGGATCCGATCGCCTCGGTATCGATCGGCGCCGTCACCGGCGCCTCTTTCGTGCGCGAGATCTTCACCGGCGTGTTCGCTTCCGACATGGGCATCTGGGAGCCGAATTGCGCCGAGGCATCGCGCCTGCGCCACAATCTCGGCCGCGATGACATGAAGCTGCTCTTCAACATCAACGCTGAATTCGCCCATTCGCTCGACCAGCGTCCGATCGAGCTGCGCGCCAAGAGCGCCGTCTTCTCGTCCCTCGCCGACGCGATCCTCGTCTCGGGTCCGATCACCGGCGAGCCAGCCGACGCCTCGAACCTGCGCAAGGTCTGCGAGACCGTCACCAGCGTGCCGGTCTTCGCCAATACCGGCGTCAACATCGACAACGTCACCGACATCCTGAACCACGCTAGCGGCGTCGTCATCGGCACCCATTTCAAGGTCGATGGCTACACCTGGAACGCGGTCGACGCCGACCGCGTCAAGCGCTTCATGGACGTCGTCGCGCGCCTGCGCTAG
- a CDS encoding ABC transporter ATP-binding protein produces MASIELDRVSKIYANGAYGVRDVDLKIEDGEFVIFLGPSGCGKSTTLRMIAGLESMSAGDLRIGGRSVNNVAPRDRNVAVVFQSYALYPHMSVWHNMAFGLKMRGVALSEIDAKVAKAADLLGLNHLLQRKPGALSGGQRQRVALGRAIVREPEAFLLDEPLSNLDAQLRAEMRLELVKLHRRLGRTIVHVTHDQVEAMTMGDRICIMREGRMIQTGRPLDVYANPADTFVARFLATPPMNLIPAQLEHEGEKLVVRIDAETSVTVPDKHYLPYVQKAGGPITAGIRAEDIYETQDRPDWQRIRVKVVAVEALGAENILIGQLGRDKPIEIQARLGRHVFAPVDSMIDLYVDVEPMHLFDSETGKAVARPPLPVGR; encoded by the coding sequence ATGGCATCCATCGAGCTCGATCGAGTATCCAAGATCTACGCCAACGGCGCCTATGGTGTGCGCGACGTCGATCTGAAGATCGAGGACGGCGAATTCGTGATTTTCCTGGGCCCCTCCGGCTGCGGAAAATCCACCACGCTCCGCATGATCGCAGGCCTCGAAAGCATGTCGGCGGGCGATCTCCGGATCGGCGGCCGCAGCGTCAACAACGTCGCCCCGCGCGACCGCAATGTCGCCGTGGTGTTCCAGAGCTACGCGCTCTATCCGCACATGTCGGTCTGGCACAACATGGCCTTCGGCCTGAAGATGCGGGGCGTCGCCCTTTCCGAGATCGACGCCAAGGTCGCCAAGGCTGCCGATCTTCTCGGCCTCAACCATCTTTTGCAGCGCAAGCCCGGCGCGCTTTCCGGTGGCCAGCGCCAGCGCGTGGCGCTGGGCCGCGCCATCGTCCGCGAACCGGAAGCCTTCCTGCTCGACGAACCGCTTTCCAACCTCGATGCGCAGCTTCGCGCCGAAATGCGCCTGGAACTGGTCAAGCTGCATCGCCGCCTCGGCCGCACCATCGTGCATGTGACGCATGATCAGGTCGAAGCGATGACCATGGGCGATCGCATCTGCATCATGCGCGAAGGGCGGATGATCCAGACCGGCCGGCCGCTCGACGTCTACGCCAATCCCGCCGACACCTTCGTGGCGCGCTTCCTGGCGACGCCGCCGATGAATCTGATCCCCGCGCAGCTCGAACATGAGGGCGAGAAGCTGGTGGTGCGGATCGATGCCGAGACCAGCGTCACCGTCCCCGACAAGCATTATCTGCCCTATGTCCAGAAGGCAGGCGGGCCGATCACCGCCGGCATCCGCGCCGAGGATATCTATGAGACCCAGGACCGGCCCGATTGGCAGCGCATTCGCGTCAAGGTCGTCGCGGTCGAAGCGCTGGGCGCGGAAAACATCCTGATCGGCCAACTCGGTCGCGACAAGCCGATCGAAATCCAGGCGCGGCTCGGCCGGCATGTCTTCGCGCCGGTGGACTCGATGATCGACCTCTATGTCGATGTCGAGCCGATGCATCTCTTCGATTCAGAAACCGGCAAGGCGGTCGCGCGACCGCCTCTGCCGGTCGGTCGCTAA
- a CDS encoding threonine ammonia-lyase: protein MQPTAYTDAAARIRDHVRHTPLVPAAPSPRKGDLAELWFKPECLQVSGSFKARGAFNSVLSLPEEVRSRGVVTASGGNFGAAIAYAGQQLGVPASVCVMTTSTELARQRIASYGAELHVVGAFWDLSWEAGRKLAEERGGALLHPFADEATIAGQGTIGLEILEDMPDVDTVVISIGGGGLIAGIAEAIKQRKPGVRIVGVEAAGCPTLFESRKAGKPVMLENVVTNVPILAARATAPINFEIIERCVDELVLVPEDEPLAAAEWMWKNTGLAVELGAATAAAAVLNSHIKLTAGEKTVVVLCGSGNDGLGIKA, encoded by the coding sequence ATGCAACCGACAGCCTATACCGACGCCGCCGCGCGCATCCGCGATCATGTCCGCCACACGCCGCTGGTGCCCGCCGCGCCCTCACCCCGCAAAGGCGACCTGGCCGAGCTCTGGTTCAAGCCGGAATGCCTGCAGGTCTCGGGCTCGTTCAAGGCGCGCGGGGCGTTCAACTCGGTGCTGTCGCTGCCGGAAGAAGTGCGCAGCCGAGGCGTGGTCACCGCCTCGGGCGGCAATTTCGGCGCGGCGATCGCCTATGCCGGGCAACAGCTGGGCGTGCCCGCCAGTGTCTGCGTCATGACGACCTCGACGGAGCTGGCGCGCCAGCGCATCGCCTCCTATGGCGCGGAGCTGCATGTGGTCGGCGCGTTCTGGGACCTTTCCTGGGAGGCCGGCCGCAAGCTGGCCGAGGAACGCGGCGGCGCCCTCCTCCACCCGTTCGCCGATGAGGCGACGATCGCCGGCCAGGGTACCATCGGCCTGGAGATCCTCGAGGACATGCCGGATGTCGATACGGTGGTGATCTCGATCGGCGGCGGCGGGCTGATCGCCGGCATCGCCGAGGCGATCAAGCAGCGCAAGCCCGGCGTGCGCATCGTTGGCGTCGAGGCGGCCGGCTGCCCGACACTCTTCGAGTCCCGCAAAGCTGGAAAACCGGTCATGCTCGAAAACGTCGTCACCAACGTGCCGATCCTGGCAGCCCGCGCGACCGCGCCGATCAATTTCGAGATCATCGAGCGCTGCGTCGACGAACTCGTTCTGGTGCCGGAAGACGAGCCACTCGCGGCGGCGGAATGGATGTGGAAAAACACCGGGCTCGCCGTGGAGCTTGGCGCAGCGACGGCAGCAGCCGCGGTTCTCAACAGCCACATCAAGCTCACTGCCGGCGAAAAGACGGTTGTCGTCCTCTGCGGCAGCGGCAATGACGGCCTCGGCATCAAGGCCTAG
- a CDS encoding extracellular solute-binding protein has protein sequence MLKSRFLTAGAAILATALSASTALADITILAWPGEPAESAFRKVLDLYNSTEGAKNNSKASVIYFSQQGFKEKMLADVAAGSKEFDVMLTATYDVGLYAPFMTPIDDLITDDVYKVVSKNSIETQKYEGKTYGIPTDLSLHFLYYRKDLIDQLNTDPAWKAKYEEISEKILGKKLSPKPADQWDWDDFIASALFFTKSINPDSPVRYGTVLQMKNLLYNIMLWQGTVASNGGNWRDKDGNITVDSPAFKRGLEIYKIITDNEATPGDSSTYEYGEANSVFGAGQVAFMLQWNAAVPEFNDATKYPTVAGKLGLSHEPAGSEGPKTHFHSLGLGINKNTAKLDEAKAFLSWLATAEPMKLYAKEGGSPPLAEGLMAEIAGDRPEMLLMGEHAAKYGFVMDGATSAKAMGIYTNMAENFTGYWTGEIEQDEAIANVVADMKKAFAQ, from the coding sequence ATGTTGAAATCCAGATTCCTGACCGCCGGCGCCGCCATCCTGGCAACCGCACTCTCCGCCTCGACGGCGCTCGCCGACATCACCATCCTGGCCTGGCCGGGCGAGCCGGCCGAGTCCGCCTTCCGCAAGGTGCTCGACCTCTACAACTCGACCGAAGGTGCGAAGAACAATTCGAAGGCCTCGGTGATCTATTTCAGCCAGCAGGGCTTCAAGGAGAAGATGCTGGCCGACGTCGCCGCTGGCTCGAAGGAATTCGACGTCATGCTGACGGCGACCTATGACGTCGGCCTCTATGCGCCCTTCATGACGCCGATCGACGACCTCATCACCGACGACGTCTACAAGGTCGTCTCGAAGAACTCGATCGAGACGCAGAAATATGAAGGCAAGACCTACGGCATCCCGACCGACCTCAGCCTGCACTTCCTCTATTACCGCAAGGACCTGATCGACCAGCTCAATACCGATCCGGCCTGGAAGGCGAAATACGAGGAGATCTCGGAAAAGATCCTCGGCAAGAAGCTGTCGCCGAAGCCGGCCGACCAGTGGGACTGGGACGATTTCATCGCCTCCGCCCTGTTCTTCACCAAGTCGATCAATCCCGACAGCCCGGTCCGCTACGGCACGGTGCTGCAGATGAAGAACCTGCTCTACAACATCATGCTGTGGCAGGGCACGGTCGCCAGCAATGGCGGCAACTGGCGTGACAAGGACGGCAACATCACCGTCGACTCGCCCGCCTTCAAGCGCGGCCTTGAGATCTACAAGATCATCACCGACAACGAAGCGACGCCCGGCGACAGCTCGACCTATGAATATGGCGAGGCCAACAGCGTGTTCGGCGCCGGCCAGGTCGCCTTCATGCTGCAGTGGAACGCGGCCGTTCCGGAATTCAACGACGCCACCAAATATCCGACGGTTGCCGGCAAGCTCGGCCTCAGCCATGAACCCGCCGGCTCGGAAGGTCCGAAGACCCACTTCCACAGCCTCGGCCTCGGCATCAACAAGAATACCGCGAAGCTGGACGAGGCGAAGGCGTTCCTTTCTTGGCTCGCCACCGCCGAGCCGATGAAGCTCTACGCCAAGGAAGGCGGTTCGCCGCCGCTCGCCGAGGGCCTGATGGCGGAGATCGCCGGCGACCGGCCGGAAATGCTGCTGATGGGCGAGCACGCCGCGAAATACGGCTTCGTCATGGACGGCGCCACCAGCGCCAAGGCGATGGGCATCTACACCAACATGGCCGAGAACTTCACCGGCTACTGGACCGGCGAGATCGAGCAGGACGAGGCGATCGCCAATGTCGTCGCCGACATGAAGAAGGCCTTCGCCCAGTAA
- a CDS encoding carbohydrate ABC transporter permease — translation MIVSRHSRLDSVAHFLRWVVFVAVALLVNFPILSTVLTSFKTNADINAYPPKWIFSPTLEHYRAVLASPNVNYSHYIMNSIVIATLGTIFAIVLTLPAAYAMVRQGVGRTWLLPIITNLRALPLIIFAIPFYFMYKQVGLLDTRIGLALISCIINIPIALVMFVGFVQDVPRELDDAAKIDGASMWKTLWHVVLPLSRPVMLAVFLLSFIYSWNEFLFGLILTTKNAVPVTVGATFFVTSRGIEWGPTAAAMTIGILPPLILGLFAYPYIGKSMLAGAVKG, via the coding sequence ATGATCGTCTCGCGTCACAGCCGGCTCGACAGCGTCGCGCATTTCCTGCGCTGGGTGGTGTTCGTCGCGGTCGCGCTTCTGGTCAATTTCCCGATCCTGTCGACGGTGCTGACCTCGTTCAAGACCAATGCCGACATCAACGCCTACCCGCCGAAATGGATCTTCTCGCCGACGCTGGAGCACTATCGCGCGGTGCTCGCCTCGCCGAACGTGAACTATTCGCACTACATCATGAACAGCATCGTCATCGCGACGCTGGGGACGATCTTCGCCATCGTGCTGACCCTGCCTGCCGCCTACGCCATGGTGCGGCAGGGCGTCGGACGGACCTGGCTGCTCCCCATCATCACCAACCTGCGCGCGCTGCCGCTAATCATCTTCGCGATCCCGTTCTACTTCATGTACAAACAGGTCGGCCTGCTCGACACGCGCATCGGCCTCGCCCTGATCAGCTGCATCATCAACATCCCGATCGCCCTGGTGATGTTCGTCGGTTTCGTGCAGGACGTGCCGCGCGAACTGGACGACGCCGCCAAGATCGACGGCGCGTCGATGTGGAAGACGCTCTGGCATGTCGTGCTGCCGCTGAGCCGCCCGGTGATGCTCGCCGTCTTCCTGCTATCCTTCATCTACAGCTGGAACGAGTTCCTGTTCGGCCTGATCCTGACCACCAAGAACGCGGTCCCGGTAACGGTCGGCGCCACCTTCTTCGTCACCTCGCGCGGCATCGAATGGGGCCCGACGGCGGCGGCCATGACGATCGGCATCCTGCCGCCGCTGATCCTCGGCCTGTTCGCCTATCCCTATATCGGCAAGTCGATGCTTGCCGGCGCGGTCAAGGGCTAG
- a CDS encoding DeoR/GlpR family DNA-binding transcription regulator gives MRHAAILDALRATGAVLVAEIAAQLQVSDMTVRRDLVELERAGRLIRTHGGAVSAVGTTTVSMDSEEPSFDARLRRQNEAKERIAVAAAGLSMAHRTIALDVGTTTYLIANHLRERAHAKVFTNSVRVAALLGSSQAEVYLAGGRVRRDELSVGGAEAVAQFEKLWFDICFIGLSGLTESGLFDYSFEDVDLKQVYLNRSGLKVALCDSSKFQRMSLVHVAPLTEIDVLITDAPPPPEIAAALKAAKVDVHVAP, from the coding sequence ATGCGGCATGCGGCCATTCTGGACGCCCTGCGGGCGACGGGCGCCGTGCTTGTCGCCGAGATCGCCGCGCAGCTCCAGGTTTCCGACATGACGGTGCGGCGCGATCTGGTTGAGCTCGAACGCGCCGGCCGGCTGATCCGCACCCATGGCGGCGCCGTGAGCGCAGTCGGGACCACCACGGTATCGATGGACAGCGAGGAGCCGAGCTTCGACGCCCGTCTCCGGCGCCAGAACGAGGCCAAGGAACGCATCGCCGTCGCCGCGGCGGGTCTGTCGATGGCCCATCGCACCATCGCCCTCGACGTCGGCACCACGACCTATCTGATCGCCAACCACCTGCGCGAGCGGGCGCATGCCAAGGTTTTCACCAACAGCGTGCGCGTCGCCGCCCTGCTCGGCTCCAGCCAGGCCGAGGTCTATCTCGCCGGCGGCCGGGTGCGTCGCGACGAGCTCTCCGTCGGTGGCGCCGAGGCCGTTGCGCAATTCGAGAAGCTCTGGTTCGACATCTGCTTCATCGGCCTTTCCGGCCTGACGGAAAGCGGGCTGTTCGACTACTCCTTCGAGGACGTCGACCTGAAACAGGTCTATCTCAACCGTTCCGGCCTGAAGGTTGCATTGTGCGACTCGTCCAAGTTCCAGCGCATGTCGCTGGTGCATGTCGCGCCCTTGACCGAGATCGACGTGCTCATCACCGACGCGCCGCCGCCGCCCGAGATCGCGGCAGCGCTCAAAGCCGCCAAGGTCGACGTGCACGTCGCCCCCTGA
- a CDS encoding Ldh family oxidoreductase, with protein MALEKIAGVRAAARDVEPFVADLFKAAGVSAESAEACARALVDASSRAFDTHGVRLIPFYMQGVTGGRINKTPTLTVTEKAASAVHIDADDGFGHFASYRAIDEAAKLADKTGVAVATVGRSTHHGATGCYTRYAATKGYVAIGMTHADAMVVPHGGAAAFFGTNPLSFAVPVEGEDPLLLDMATSSIPFNRVGLRRATGTPLPEEVAVDDQGHFTTDPNAAVWVAPVGGAGFGYKGSGLAAMIDILCSAFTGMGHGKTMASFNGPDFSKPIQIGHFFILLSPAMFQTLSMFDARISSFVEDLRAQPGKPGQTVHAPGDIEKVEAKKRAVEGIPVDNVTWAALEGFAAKLGVKVPSSTVDAV; from the coding sequence ATGGCCTTGGAAAAGATCGCCGGCGTTCGTGCCGCGGCCCGTGACGTGGAACCGTTCGTCGCCGACCTGTTCAAGGCAGCCGGCGTCAGCGCGGAGAGCGCGGAAGCCTGTGCGCGCGCCCTGGTCGACGCCTCATCCCGCGCGTTCGACACGCACGGCGTTCGCCTGATCCCCTTCTACATGCAGGGCGTCACGGGCGGCCGGATCAACAAGACGCCGACGCTGACCGTGACCGAAAAGGCGGCTTCAGCCGTTCATATCGATGCCGATGACGGCTTTGGCCATTTCGCCAGCTACCGCGCCATCGACGAGGCCGCGAAGCTTGCCGACAAGACCGGCGTCGCGGTTGCGACCGTCGGCCGCTCGACCCATCACGGCGCCACGGGCTGCTACACGCGATATGCCGCGACCAAGGGCTATGTCGCGATCGGCATGACCCATGCCGATGCCATGGTGGTCCCGCATGGCGGCGCGGCCGCCTTCTTCGGCACCAACCCGCTCTCCTTCGCCGTCCCGGTCGAGGGTGAGGATCCGCTGCTGCTGGACATGGCGACCAGTTCCATCCCGTTCAACCGGGTCGGCCTGCGCCGCGCCACCGGCACGCCGCTTCCCGAGGAAGTCGCGGTCGACGATCAGGGCCATTTCACCACCGACCCCAATGCGGCCGTCTGGGTCGCCCCGGTCGGCGGCGCCGGCTTCGGCTATAAGGGCTCCGGTCTCGCCGCGATGATCGACATTCTCTGCTCGGCCTTCACCGGCATGGGCCATGGCAAGACGATGGCGTCGTTCAACGGTCCGGACTTCTCCAAGCCCATCCAGATCGGCCATTTCTTTATCTTGCTGTCCCCGGCGATGTTCCAGACGCTGTCGATGTTCGACGCCCGCATCTCCTCCTTCGTCGAGGACCTGCGCGCCCAGCCGGGCAAGCCGGGCCAGACGGTTCATGCGCCGGGCGATATCGAAAAGGTCGAGGCCAAGAAGCGCGCCGTGGAAGGCATTCCGGTCGACAACGTCACCTGGGCCGCGCTGGAAGGCTTTGCCGCCAAGCTCGGCGTCAAGGTCCCGAGCTCTACCGTCGATGCAGTCTGA